The following proteins are encoded in a genomic region of Alistipes shahii WAL 8301:
- a CDS encoding SDR family NAD(P)-dependent oxidoreductase, whose product MKRIVIVGATSGIGLEVARLCIRAGWRVGAAGRRKEALEALRSEAPGQVETETIDITRDDAPERLARLVERLGGMEIYFHASGIGSRNTALRPDIELNTLRTNGEGFVRMVTAAFGHFRSHGGGRIAVISSIAGTKGLGSAPAYSATKRMQNTYIDALAQLSHMENCGIRFTDIRPGFVATPLLSGDGRYPMLMRTEKVAARIMHVLRHPRRRVVIDRRYALMVFFWKLIPEWLWERLNIRKDD is encoded by the coding sequence ATGAAACGTATCGTCATCGTGGGCGCCACATCGGGCATCGGACTCGAAGTCGCCCGGCTCTGCATCCGCGCAGGATGGCGGGTCGGAGCCGCCGGACGCCGCAAGGAGGCCCTCGAAGCCCTCCGCTCCGAAGCCCCCGGCCAGGTCGAGACCGAGACCATCGACATCACCCGCGACGACGCTCCCGAACGCCTTGCCCGGCTCGTCGAACGGCTGGGCGGCATGGAGATCTATTTCCACGCCTCGGGCATCGGCAGCCGCAACACCGCGCTGCGTCCCGACATCGAACTGAACACCCTGCGCACCAACGGCGAAGGGTTCGTCAGGATGGTCACGGCCGCTTTCGGCCACTTCCGCAGCCACGGCGGCGGACGGATCGCCGTCATCAGCTCGATCGCCGGCACGAAAGGTCTCGGATCGGCCCCGGCCTATTCGGCGACCAAGCGGATGCAGAACACCTACATCGACGCGCTGGCGCAGCTTTCCCACATGGAAAACTGCGGCATCCGCTTTACGGACATCCGCCCGGGATTCGTCGCAACGCCGCTGCTCTCCGGCGACGGCCGCTACCCGATGCTGATGCGCACGGAAAAGGTCGCGGCACGCATCATGCACGTACTGCGGCATCCCCGCCGCCGTGTGGTCATCGACCGCCGCTACGCCCTCATGGTCTTCTTCTGGAAGCTGATTCCGGAGTGGCTCTGGGAGCGGCTGAACATACGCAAGGACGACTGA
- a CDS encoding deoxycytidylate deaminase translates to MGYLEEKQRQLDMRYLRMASIWAENSYCVRRKVGALIVKDKMIISDGYNGTPSGFENVCEDDEGHTKPYVLHAEANAITKVAKSANNCDGSTLYITAAPCIECSKLIIQAGIRRVVYSEDYRSEEGLNLLRRVGIECVQYELNEK, encoded by the coding sequence ATGGGTTACCTGGAGGAGAAGCAACGCCAGCTGGACATGCGCTACCTGCGCATGGCGAGTATCTGGGCCGAAAATTCATACTGCGTACGCCGCAAGGTCGGGGCGCTGATCGTCAAGGACAAGATGATCATTTCGGACGGCTACAACGGCACGCCGTCGGGTTTCGAAAACGTCTGCGAGGACGACGAGGGCCACACCAAACCCTATGTGCTCCACGCCGAGGCCAACGCCATCACCAAGGTCGCCAAATCGGCCAACAACTGCGACGGATCGACGCTCTACATCACCGCCGCACCCTGCATCGAATGTTCGAAACTGATCATTCAGGCGGGGATCAGGCGGGTGGTTTACTCGGAGGATTACCGTTCGGAAGAGGGGCTGAACCTGTTGCGCCGCGTGGGAATCGAGTGCGTACAGTACGAGTTGAACGAAAAATGA
- a CDS encoding histidine kinase: MARQRHTPKGRLLITGTVLLILLVAGILTAGRTINGVAVQMSGRIVRHISEYHYRLLQVEFERSEGVLDASVQFMRERTAPTDAELHVLAATLMRMDPKAGCVWFAEAGGRTIRSYPRGKTPRTTEAAGDFRQRLIAATDGDSVRSHVTGSGRIQVWSMACPVTDRTGRRHICGIDFPLPEIYTCMTQSPASSGYATLFDPEGVIVYHPDSLKLGRPASDSTGLAAFRKVAATGQSVTVHAISDYLNIDEERIYYPIQLGGRRWVAGIGIPRLVIEQEIDDFHFYTVFAAVISVLFFAVLLVLAQRRWRREYDLRRHSERESAQLHLQQLLEQIDPHFLFNSLNSLYALIRCNPDQAREFTLTLSRVYRRVLERRKQILSTLAEEIDFTWQYYTLQKIRFDDRIELTSAIDPALRNWRIPSMSLQTLVENAVKHNSITGGNPLHIRIRTEGESFLIENNYTPRSDGDKESLGMGLERIRSVYRFYTEENISISVGAGTFRCRLPLLPPEK, from the coding sequence ATGGCACGACAGCGACATACCCCCAAAGGGCGGCTTCTGATAACGGGAACGGTTCTGCTGATCCTGCTCGTGGCGGGCATCCTGACCGCCGGACGCACGATCAACGGCGTGGCCGTGCAGATGAGCGGCCGTATCGTCAGGCATATCAGCGAATACCATTACAGACTGTTACAGGTCGAGTTCGAGCGTTCGGAGGGGGTGCTGGACGCCTCGGTGCAATTCATGCGCGAGCGCACCGCGCCGACGGACGCCGAACTGCACGTGCTCGCGGCGACGCTGATGCGGATGGACCCCAAAGCCGGGTGCGTCTGGTTCGCTGAAGCCGGGGGCCGCACGATCCGCAGCTACCCGCGCGGAAAAACGCCCCGCACCACGGAGGCAGCCGGAGATTTCCGGCAGCGGCTCATCGCCGCAACGGACGGCGACTCGGTGCGCAGCCATGTGACCGGTTCGGGACGGATTCAGGTCTGGAGCATGGCCTGCCCGGTGACGGACCGCACGGGCCGCAGGCATATATGCGGCATTGATTTTCCGCTGCCCGAAATCTATACCTGCATGACGCAGAGTCCGGCCAGCAGCGGATACGCCACGCTGTTCGATCCCGAAGGGGTGATCGTCTACCATCCCGACAGCCTCAAACTGGGCCGTCCGGCGAGCGACTCGACGGGACTGGCGGCATTCCGGAAGGTCGCGGCCACCGGACAGAGCGTCACCGTTCACGCGATCTCGGACTATCTCAACATCGACGAGGAGCGCATCTACTACCCCATTCAGCTGGGCGGACGCCGCTGGGTGGCGGGCATCGGCATCCCGCGGCTGGTCATCGAGCAGGAGATCGACGATTTTCACTTCTACACGGTTTTCGCCGCCGTGATCTCGGTGCTGTTCTTCGCCGTGCTGCTCGTCCTGGCACAACGCCGCTGGCGCCGCGAATACGATCTGCGCCGCCATTCGGAACGGGAGTCGGCACAGCTCCACCTGCAACAGCTGCTGGAGCAGATCGACCCCCACTTCCTGTTCAACTCGCTCAATTCGCTCTACGCGCTGATCCGCTGCAACCCCGATCAGGCCCGGGAGTTCACGCTAACCCTCTCGCGCGTCTACCGCCGGGTGCTGGAACGCCGCAAGCAGATACTCTCGACGCTCGCCGAGGAGATCGACTTCACGTGGCAGTACTACACGCTTCAGAAAATCCGCTTCGACGACCGCATCGAACTCACCTCGGCCATCGACCCCGCGCTGCGCAACTGGCGGATTCCCTCGATGAGCCTCCAGACGCTGGTCGAGAATGCCGTGAAGCACAACAGCATCACGGGCGGCAACCCGCTGCACATCCGCATCCGCACCGAGGGCGAAAGCTTCCTGATCGAGAACAACTACACGCCGCGCAGCGACGGCGACAAGGAGTCGCTCGGCATGGGACTGGAACGAATCCGCTCGGTATATCGGTTCTACACCGAAGAGAACATCTCGATTTCGGTCGGCGCCGGAACCTTCCGGTGCCGTCTGCCGCTGCTGCCGCCCGAAAAGTAA
- a CDS encoding metal-sulfur cluster assembly factor, with product MSPDEILEVEKDIVATLKNIYDPEIPVNIYDLGLIYEIDYTPDGVATIRMTLTAPNCPMADMLVEDVNIQVGKVKDVKSVNVILTFDPVWDKSMMSEEALLELNLF from the coding sequence ATGTCACCTGACGAAATACTTGAGGTGGAAAAGGACATCGTCGCGACCCTCAAGAACATATACGACCCGGAAATCCCGGTCAACATCTACGACCTGGGGCTGATCTACGAAATCGACTACACGCCCGACGGCGTGGCGACGATCCGCATGACGCTCACGGCCCCCAACTGCCCGATGGCCGACATGCTGGTCGAGGACGTGAACATACAGGTCGGCAAGGTCAAGGACGTGAAATCGGTGAACGTCATCCTCACGTTCGACCCCGTGTGGGACAAGAGCATGATGTCCGAAGAGGCCCTGCTGGAACTCAACCTGTTCTGA
- a CDS encoding DUF2851 family protein: MTEAEARTIERLRAGAGTYACGGYLAALDGLQRTEICTALIFDRLQRKMRTVETLHGEADGNWNQTFYLLYFRTLGDRQNQEAFLRLARKVPYKIVLRERLAPHAVEAMLLGASGLLELYRGDAYTLDLRRSFEYLAAKYGIEATDASEWTLTEIRPANHPVLRLAQAAEFFAQDEFIMERAMACRTEEDVRRLFCIEAPSYWRTHHVPGAESDESPKRIGAFKANIIGINLVAVLQFAYGSYTGSERLRDSALTLLERLLAEDNRYMRAWQAAGVRPRNAFESQALLQLATEYCAARRCAECPVGRRIAKSLAED, from the coding sequence ATGACGGAGGCGGAAGCACGAACGATCGAACGCCTGCGGGCCGGGGCCGGGACTTACGCCTGCGGCGGTTATCTGGCCGCGCTCGACGGACTGCAACGCACCGAAATCTGCACGGCGCTGATCTTCGACCGCCTGCAACGGAAAATGCGCACGGTCGAAACCCTGCACGGCGAAGCCGACGGGAACTGGAACCAGACTTTCTACCTGCTCTATTTCCGCACGCTGGGCGACCGTCAGAATCAGGAAGCCTTCCTGCGGCTGGCCCGGAAAGTCCCCTACAAAATCGTGCTGCGCGAACGGCTCGCCCCGCATGCCGTCGAAGCGATGCTTCTCGGCGCCTCGGGGCTTCTGGAACTCTACCGCGGCGACGCCTACACGCTCGATCTGCGGCGCAGTTTCGAGTACCTCGCGGCCAAATACGGGATCGAGGCGACGGACGCTTCGGAGTGGACGCTCACGGAGATTCGTCCGGCCAACCACCCCGTGCTGCGGCTGGCGCAGGCCGCGGAGTTCTTCGCGCAGGATGAGTTCATCATGGAACGCGCCATGGCCTGCCGCACGGAGGAGGACGTCCGGCGGCTTTTCTGCATCGAAGCGCCCTCCTACTGGCGCACGCACCACGTCCCCGGCGCCGAGAGCGACGAAAGTCCCAAGCGCATCGGGGCGTTCAAGGCCAACATCATCGGAATCAACCTCGTCGCCGTCCTGCAATTCGCCTACGGAAGCTACACCGGCAGCGAACGTTTGCGCGACAGCGCCCTGACGCTCCTCGAACGCCTGCTGGCCGAAGACAACCGCTACATGCGCGCATGGCAGGCCGCCGGCGTGCGTCCGCGCAACGCCTTCGAATCGCAGGCCCTGCTGCAACTGGCCACCGAATACTGCGCCGCACGCCGCTGCGCGGAATGTCCCGTCGGACGGCGGATCGCAAAAAGCCTCGCCGAAGATTGA
- a CDS encoding SufE family protein, whose translation MDSIQDEIIEEFSVFDDWLDKYDYLIGLSETLPAIAPEHRTERYLIEGCQSRVWVDAKLEDGRVYYAADSDAIITKGIIALLIRVLNGRTPQEILDTELYFIDAIGLAANLSPTRANGLAAMVKQMRLYALAFQAKSNS comes from the coding sequence ATGGATAGCATACAAGACGAGATCATCGAAGAGTTTTCCGTATTCGACGACTGGCTCGACAAATACGACTACCTGATCGGCCTGAGCGAGACGCTCCCGGCCATCGCCCCAGAACACCGCACCGAACGGTACCTGATCGAGGGCTGCCAGTCGCGGGTGTGGGTGGATGCGAAACTGGAGGACGGCCGGGTGTACTACGCGGCCGACAGCGACGCCATAATAACCAAGGGCATCATTGCGTTATTGATCCGCGTGCTGAACGGGCGCACGCCGCAGGAGATTCTCGATACGGAACTCTATTTCATCGACGCCATCGGACTTGCGGCCAACCTCTCGCCCACGCGGGCCAACGGGCTGGCGGCGATGGTCAAGCAGATGCGGTTGTACGCTTTGGCTTTTCAGGCCAAAAGCAATTCATAA
- the secA gene encoding preprotein translocase subunit SecA, producing the protein MDIVASIIKALFGSKADKDRKQIEPYLEKIKAVYPSIEKLTNDELRAHSEALKKQIADFIAADEARIVELKAILEKPETQLEEKEKISKEIDETTKRIDEKIEEVLDKILPEAFAIMKDTARRFAQNETVVVTANDFDRNLAATKDFVTIEGDKAVYATHWLAGGNDTKWDMIHYDVQLFGGVVLHQGKIAEMATGEGKTLVATLPVFLNALAKKGVHMVTVNNYLAKRDSEWMGPMYQFHGLSVACIDDTQPNSDARREAYMADITFGTNNEYGFDYLRDNMASSPKDLVQRKHHFAIVDEVDSVLIDDARTPLIISGPVPKGDDQMFEQYRPAIESLYNLQKNLVTALLAEARQLISEGKNDEGGVKLYRAHKGLPKYKPLIKYLSEQGVKALMQKTENTYMQDNNRRMPEITDDLYFVIDEKLNSVELTDKGHEALSKYFNEDGFFVMPDIGAEVAELEKSSLTPEEKAQKRDEVINDYSIKSERVHTVIQLLKAFAMFEKDIEYVVMDNKVKIVDEQTGRILEGRRYSDGLHQAIEAKEHVKVEAATQTFATITLQNYFRMYHKLGGMTGTAETEASEFWSIYKLDVVVIPTNRKVVRDDRQDLIYKTKREKYNAVIEEIVKLVEAGRPVLVGTTSVEISELLSRMLKLRGIRHNVLNAKQHALEAQVVAEAGRSGQVTIATNMAGRGTDIKLTPEVKAAGGLAIIGTERHESRRVDRQLRGRAGRQGDPGSSQFFVSLEDDLMRLFGSGRIASMMDRMGLKEGEVIQAGMMTKAIERAQKKVEENNFGIRKRLLEYDDVMNSQREVIYTRRRHALYGERIEIDLNNIMYDYADNFVEENRGIEFEDFRMELIREVAVEPQIDEATYKDAKPGELVEAIVKALKEAYARRAKAVADTVRPVMERIYEDRKDQLDSNIYFPLTDGHLGYNVPVNLRKCQSSDGAEIYKVFSKVVMFTTIDDAWREHLREMDDLRQSVQNATYEQKDPLLIYKFESFGLFSKMIIKVNRDVLAILNKAYIPVRDQNAEAVQRQQQERAKVDVNKLQASRMQAAAQAGQEERQKPMPLHAEKKAGRNDPCPCGSGKKYKNCHGKGL; encoded by the coding sequence ATGGATATAGTTGCAAGTATAATCAAAGCCCTCTTCGGCTCGAAAGCCGACAAGGACCGCAAACAGATCGAGCCTTATCTGGAGAAGATCAAGGCCGTCTACCCCTCGATCGAGAAACTCACCAACGACGAGCTGCGCGCGCACAGCGAAGCGCTGAAAAAGCAGATAGCCGACTTCATCGCCGCGGACGAGGCCCGCATCGTCGAGCTGAAAGCCATACTCGAAAAGCCCGAAACGCAGCTCGAAGAGAAAGAGAAAATTTCGAAGGAGATCGACGAAACGACCAAGCGCATCGACGAGAAAATCGAGGAGGTGCTCGACAAGATCCTTCCCGAGGCATTCGCCATTATGAAGGATACGGCGCGCCGTTTCGCACAGAACGAGACGGTCGTGGTGACGGCAAACGACTTCGACCGCAACCTGGCGGCGACGAAGGATTTCGTCACCATCGAGGGCGACAAGGCCGTTTACGCGACACACTGGCTCGCCGGCGGCAACGACACGAAATGGGACATGATCCACTACGACGTGCAGCTGTTCGGCGGCGTGGTGCTCCACCAGGGCAAGATCGCCGAGATGGCGACGGGCGAGGGCAAGACCCTCGTGGCGACGCTCCCCGTATTCCTCAACGCGCTGGCCAAGAAGGGCGTGCACATGGTGACGGTGAACAACTACCTCGCCAAGCGCGACTCCGAGTGGATGGGCCCGATGTACCAGTTCCACGGTCTGTCGGTGGCCTGCATCGACGACACGCAGCCCAACTCCGACGCCCGCCGCGAGGCTTACATGGCCGACATCACGTTCGGAACCAACAACGAATACGGCTTCGACTACCTGCGCGACAACATGGCTTCGTCGCCCAAGGACCTCGTGCAGCGCAAGCACCATTTCGCCATCGTCGACGAGGTCGACTCCGTGCTGATCGACGACGCCCGGACGCCGCTCATCATCTCGGGACCCGTGCCCAAGGGCGACGACCAGATGTTCGAGCAGTACCGCCCGGCCATCGAAAGCCTCTACAACCTGCAAAAGAACCTCGTGACGGCCCTGCTGGCCGAGGCGCGCCAGCTGATCTCGGAGGGCAAGAACGACGAGGGCGGCGTGAAGCTCTACCGCGCCCACAAGGGTCTGCCGAAGTACAAACCGCTGATCAAATACCTCTCGGAACAGGGCGTCAAGGCGCTGATGCAGAAGACCGAGAACACCTACATGCAGGACAACAACCGCCGCATGCCCGAGATCACCGACGACCTCTACTTCGTCATCGACGAGAAACTCAACTCGGTGGAACTCACGGACAAGGGCCACGAGGCGCTGTCGAAATACTTCAACGAGGACGGATTCTTCGTGATGCCCGACATCGGCGCCGAAGTCGCAGAACTGGAGAAAAGCAGCCTGACGCCCGAGGAGAAGGCGCAGAAACGCGACGAGGTGATCAACGACTACTCGATCAAGTCGGAGCGCGTGCACACGGTGATCCAGCTGCTGAAAGCCTTCGCCATGTTCGAAAAGGACATCGAGTATGTGGTGATGGACAACAAGGTGAAGATCGTCGACGAGCAGACGGGCCGTATCCTCGAAGGACGCCGCTACTCGGACGGACTCCACCAGGCCATCGAGGCCAAGGAGCACGTGAAGGTCGAGGCCGCGACGCAGACCTTCGCCACCATCACGTTGCAGAACTACTTCCGCATGTACCACAAGCTGGGCGGCATGACCGGTACGGCCGAGACGGAGGCGTCGGAGTTCTGGAGCATCTACAAACTGGACGTCGTGGTGATCCCGACCAACCGCAAGGTGGTCCGCGACGACCGTCAGGACCTGATCTACAAAACCAAGCGCGAGAAATACAACGCCGTGATCGAGGAGATCGTCAAACTCGTCGAGGCGGGACGTCCGGTGCTGGTCGGCACCACGTCGGTCGAGATCTCGGAGCTGTTGAGCCGCATGCTCAAACTGCGCGGCATCAGGCACAACGTGCTGAACGCCAAGCAGCACGCGCTGGAGGCGCAGGTCGTGGCCGAGGCAGGACGCTCGGGACAGGTGACCATCGCGACCAACATGGCCGGCCGCGGTACCGACATCAAGCTGACGCCCGAGGTTAAGGCCGCGGGAGGTCTGGCGATCATCGGCACGGAGCGTCACGAGAGCCGCCGCGTCGACCGCCAGCTGCGCGGACGCGCCGGACGTCAGGGCGACCCCGGATCGTCGCAGTTCTTCGTATCGCTCGAAGACGACCTGATGCGTCTGTTCGGTTCGGGCCGCATCGCTTCGATGATGGACCGCATGGGTCTGAAGGAGGGCGAGGTGATTCAGGCCGGCATGATGACCAAGGCCATCGAGCGCGCCCAGAAGAAGGTCGAGGAGAACAACTTCGGCATCCGCAAGCGACTGCTGGAATACGACGACGTGATGAACTCGCAGCGCGAGGTGATCTACACCCGCCGCCGCCACGCACTCTACGGCGAGCGCATCGAGATCGACCTGAACAACATCATGTACGACTACGCCGACAACTTCGTGGAGGAGAACCGCGGCATCGAATTCGAGGATTTCCGCATGGAGCTGATCCGCGAGGTGGCCGTGGAGCCGCAGATCGACGAGGCGACGTACAAGGACGCGAAACCCGGCGAACTGGTCGAGGCGATCGTCAAGGCCCTCAAGGAGGCCTACGCACGCCGCGCGAAGGCCGTGGCCGACACGGTGCGTCCGGTCATGGAGCGCATCTACGAGGACCGCAAGGACCAGCTGGATTCGAACATCTACTTCCCGCTGACGGACGGACACCTGGGCTACAACGTGCCGGTCAACCTGCGGAAATGCCAGAGCTCGGACGGCGCGGAGATTTACAAGGTATTCTCGAAAGTGGTGATGTTCACCACCATCGACGACGCATGGCGCGAACACCTGCGCGAGATGGACGACCTGCGCCAGAGCGTGCAGAACGCCACCTACGAGCAGAAAGACCCGCTGCTGATCTACAAGTTCGAGTCCTTCGGACTGTTCTCGAAAATGATCATCAAGGTCAACCGCGACGTGCTGGCCATCCTGAACAAGGCCTATATTCCCGTGCGCGACCAGAACGCCGAAGCGGTGCAGCGCCAGCAGCAGGAGCGCGCCAAGGTCGACGTCAACAAGTTGCAGGCTTCGCGCATGCAGGCCGCGGCCCAGGCCGGACAGGAGGAGCGGCAGAAGCCGATGCCCCTGCACGCCGAAAAGAAGGCCGGACGCAACGATCCGTGTCCCTGCGGATCGGGCAAGAAGTATAAGAACTGTCACGGTAAAGGCCTGTAA
- a CDS encoding zinc-dependent metalloprotease — translation MNKRRLIGSMLALATLLLLTAPTAEAKGKPGRKSKKTETAAEKADTTKKEKKGYEELLKGAVTDKGMFDVHRKGTDFLFEIPDSLMGRDILIVNKISGVPYALNDAGVNKGMGYGEKIVRFRKDTLYKKVWVMTYDPRITSPEGDRITRSVRDNYRETAIEQFPIDAYGKDSASVVIKVNKVFDGSEKSFNNVFGSIGLPGSPKKDLSKIESVKSFPENIIVKSLLSTSHTEEGTTIPLTVEITSNLVLLAREPMRPRFSDDRVGYFEIGHLYFNDEQQKAEERAFINRWRLEPKPEDVERYKKGELVEPQKPIELWIDPATPPVWIPYIKKGIVEWQEAFEAAGFKNAIVAREVTPDDREFDIDDVRYSVVTYAASEMANAMGPSVIDPRSGEIIEADIIWWHNVMSILHAWIRLQTGAVDPAARGNTLPTEVMGNAVRFVSSHELGHSLGLKHNFGASYSVPVDSLRSKSYTATNGTASSIMDYARFNYVAQPEDGITQLTPKIGTYDKHAINWGYRWLDVKDPHEELPTLNAWLREHENDPEYWYGEQSREGIDPRSQSEDLSNDAVLASTYGLKNLRRIIPHVTDWTSEEGKLQYEGGRLLMAIVFQWLAYADHVKTNVGGFYLNNVVAGHDIDRYVPVPADYQRKSVKYLIDEVFTTPEWLFGAKAWDKAYAQRSSPVGQMEYAPYNFARELQYKTYYELLADQRLVRMYEVEARQGRGAKTYTPEQMMDDITRAVFIRPGGRSLSIWERMSQKNYVDALIVSSNLTMVKTTKLGSTLRDHAHDGRGCACSLMQDAPELNLEPLPRPEEIGLRTARNYDMMQRVSETTSAKRAEMRRLLTVVQGRFQSGDQATRNHYRDLELRLKEALRML, via the coding sequence ATGAACAAGAGACGATTGATCGGGAGCATGCTTGCGCTGGCGACGCTCCTCCTGCTGACGGCCCCGACGGCCGAAGCGAAGGGCAAGCCGGGCCGCAAGTCGAAGAAAACCGAAACCGCGGCCGAGAAGGCCGACACGACCAAAAAAGAGAAGAAAGGGTACGAAGAACTGCTGAAAGGCGCCGTGACCGACAAGGGCATGTTCGACGTGCACCGCAAGGGAACCGACTTCCTGTTCGAGATTCCCGACTCGCTGATGGGCCGCGACATACTGATCGTCAACAAGATTTCGGGCGTTCCCTACGCCCTGAACGACGCGGGCGTCAACAAAGGCATGGGCTACGGCGAGAAGATCGTGCGTTTCCGCAAGGACACCCTTTATAAAAAGGTATGGGTCATGACCTACGACCCGCGCATCACCTCGCCCGAAGGCGACCGCATCACCCGCTCCGTAAGGGACAACTACCGCGAAACGGCGATCGAGCAATTCCCGATCGATGCCTACGGCAAGGATTCGGCATCGGTGGTCATCAAGGTCAACAAGGTCTTCGACGGCAGCGAAAAGAGTTTCAACAACGTTTTCGGCTCCATCGGACTGCCCGGTTCGCCCAAGAAGGACCTTTCGAAGATCGAATCCGTCAAGTCGTTCCCCGAAAACATCATCGTCAAATCGCTCCTCTCGACCTCGCACACCGAGGAGGGCACGACGATCCCCCTGACCGTGGAGATCACCTCGAACCTGGTGCTGCTCGCCAGGGAGCCGATGCGACCGCGGTTCTCCGACGACCGCGTGGGCTATTTCGAGATCGGGCACCTCTACTTCAACGACGAACAGCAGAAGGCCGAGGAACGCGCGTTCATCAACCGCTGGCGGCTGGAGCCGAAACCCGAGGACGTGGAGCGTTACAAGAAAGGCGAACTGGTCGAACCGCAGAAGCCGATCGAGTTGTGGATCGACCCGGCGACCCCGCCCGTATGGATTCCCTACATCAAGAAAGGCATCGTCGAGTGGCAGGAGGCCTTCGAGGCCGCAGGCTTCAAGAACGCCATCGTAGCACGGGAGGTCACCCCCGACGACCGGGAGTTCGACATCGACGACGTGCGCTACTCGGTGGTGACCTACGCCGCCTCGGAGATGGCCAACGCCATGGGCCCTTCGGTGATCGACCCCCGGAGCGGCGAGATCATCGAGGCCGACATCATCTGGTGGCACAACGTGATGAGCATTCTCCACGCCTGGATCCGCCTCCAGACCGGCGCCGTGGACCCCGCAGCGCGCGGCAACACGCTGCCGACGGAGGTGATGGGCAATGCCGTGCGCTTCGTCTCGTCGCACGAGCTGGGGCACAGCCTCGGACTGAAGCACAATTTCGGGGCTTCGTACTCCGTGCCGGTGGATTCGCTCCGCTCGAAGAGCTACACCGCAACGAACGGGACGGCCAGTTCGATCATGGACTACGCCCGCTTCAACTACGTAGCCCAGCCCGAGGACGGCATCACGCAACTGACGCCCAAGATCGGAACCTACGACAAACACGCCATCAACTGGGGCTACCGCTGGCTCGACGTGAAGGACCCGCACGAGGAGCTGCCGACGCTCAACGCCTGGCTGCGCGAGCACGAGAACGATCCCGAATACTGGTACGGCGAACAGTCGCGCGAAGGCATCGACCCCCGGTCACAGTCGGAAGACTTGAGCAACGACGCCGTGCTGGCCAGCACATACGGTCTGAAAAACCTCCGGCGCATCATTCCCCACGTGACGGACTGGACCTCGGAGGAGGGCAAACTGCAATACGAAGGCGGCCGGCTGCTGATGGCCATCGTCTTCCAGTGGCTGGCCTATGCCGACCATGTGAAGACCAATGTCGGCGGTTTCTACCTCAACAACGTCGTGGCGGGACACGACATCGACCGTTACGTGCCGGTTCCGGCCGACTACCAGCGCAAGAGCGTCAAATACCTCATCGACGAGGTGTTCACCACCCCCGAATGGCTGTTCGGCGCCAAGGCGTGGGACAAGGCCTATGCACAGCGATCGTCGCCCGTGGGACAGATGGAATACGCCCCCTACAACTTCGCGCGCGAACTCCAGTACAAGACCTACTACGAACTGCTGGCCGACCAGCGGCTGGTCCGCATGTACGAGGTCGAGGCGCGGCAGGGGCGCGGGGCGAAGACCTACACGCCCGAGCAGATGATGGACGACATCACGCGCGCCGTCTTCATCCGCCCCGGAGGCCGCTCGCTCTCGATCTGGGAACGGATGAGCCAGAAGAACTACGTCGACGCGCTGATCGTCTCGTCGAACCTGACGATGGTGAAGACCACCAAGCTGGGATCGACGCTCCGCGACCACGCGCACGACGGGCGCGGATGCGCCTGCTCGCTGATGCAGGACGCTCCCGAGCTGAACCTCGAACCGCTGCCGAGACCCGAGGAGATCGGCTTGCGCACGGCGCGCAACTACGACATGATGCAGCGCGTGAGCGAAACCACGTCGGCCAAACGGGCTGAAATGCGAAGGCTGCTGACCGTCGTGCAGGGCCGCTTCCAAAGCGGCGACCAGGCGACCCGAAACCATTACCGCGATCTCGAATTGAGGCTGAAAGAAGCCTTGCGAATGTTATAA